From Streptomyces sp. NBC_01460, a single genomic window includes:
- a CDS encoding DUF5709 domain-containing protein: MPEEGRGDDVYQPDGSDSDNRPADDLDPENVIDEPDLDDMLDTGYSPPEKPLGVSKYGTTGEEQREGESLDRRLAQEVPEADPLAAVADDGPEDNGPEEDDAGDARAGRVATADEEPGTPARNNRVLGRDVGIDGGAASAEEAAVHIQEDDTV, encoded by the coding sequence ATGCCGGAAGAAGGACGCGGTGACGACGTCTACCAGCCGGACGGTTCGGACTCGGACAACCGGCCGGCGGACGACCTCGACCCCGAGAACGTGATCGACGAACCCGACCTCGACGACATGCTGGACACGGGGTACTCCCCGCCGGAGAAGCCCCTCGGCGTGTCGAAGTACGGCACGACCGGCGAGGAGCAGCGGGAGGGCGAGTCCCTCGACCGGCGCCTCGCACAGGAGGTGCCCGAGGCGGACCCCTTGGCCGCCGTGGCCGACGACGGTCCGGAGGACAACGGCCCCGAGGAGGACGACGCCGGGGACGCGCGCGCCGGCCGCGTCGCCACGGCCGACGAGGAGCCCGGCACCCCCGCCCGCAACAACCGGGTGCTGGGCCGGGACGTCGGCATCGACGGGGGCGCGGCCTCCGCCGAGGAGGCGGCGGTGCACATCCAGGAGGACGACACGGTCTGA